A stretch of the Lolium perenne isolate Kyuss_39 chromosome 3, Kyuss_2.0, whole genome shotgun sequence genome encodes the following:
- the LOC127341844 gene encoding uncharacterized protein, whose product MHLAADYPHRGGGGRLGLGPLAAAVLRSENRRRAIAGGAVLASALLLVATPRLRHSPALHLFADMRNLLGVPNTLNVLTAYPLLLAGVPGLVLCLFGSGCFGISLRWEALGWFLFYAGNVCAAFGSAYYHLKPDDDRLIWDRLPMMMSASSLLSILVIERVDERAGLSCLISLLSLLLVSTACERVLDDMRLWVVLNLVPCVVIPAMLFLFPPKYTHSRFWFLATGFYLLARFEGLADRKVYSVNRYFISGHSLEHLCFAMVTLILTVMLSFRNIKITRDS is encoded by the exons ATGCATCTCGCCGCCGACTACCCCcatcgcggcggcggcggccgcctcGGCCTCggccccctcgccgccgccgtgctccgttCCGAGAACCGTCGCCGTGCGATCGCAGGAGGCGCCGTCCTCGCCTCGGCGCTGCTGCTCGTCGCCACGCCACGCCTCCGCCACTCCCCGGCGCTCCACCTCTTCGCCGACATGCGCAACCTCCTCGGCGTGCCCAACACCCTCAACGTGCTCACCGCCTACCCGCTCCTCCTGGCCGGAGTACCGGGACTCGTCCTCTGCCTCTTCGGCAGCGGTTGCTTTGGCATCAG TTTAAGGTGGGAGGCCTTGGGATGGTTCCTCTTCTATGCTGGGAATGTATGTGCAGCATTTGGCTCAGCTTACTATCACCTCAAGCCAGATGATGACCGGTTGATTTGGGACAGGTTGCCG ATGATGATGTCAGCCTCCTCACTTTTGTCTATATTAGTAATTGAAAGAGTTGATGAGAGGGCTGGGTTATCTTGTTTGATATCACTCCTGTCTCTCTTACTCGTGAGCACTGCATGTGAAAG GGTTCTTGATGATATGCGTCTTTGGGTTGTTTTAAACTTGGTTCCTTGTGTTGTGATTCCTGCAATGCTATTCTTGTTCCCACCAAAGTATACACACTCaagattttggtttcttgctacaG GCTTTTACCTACTGGCAAGATTTGAAGGCCTTGCTGACAGAAAGGTTTACAGTGTGAATAGATACTTCATTAGCGGTCATTCCTTGGAGCACCTTTGCTTTGCCATGGTTACCTTGATACTTACTGTGATGTTATCCTTCAGAAATATAAAGATCACCAG GGACTCGTGA